Proteins encoded together in one Benincasa hispida cultivar B227 chromosome 1, ASM972705v1, whole genome shotgun sequence window:
- the LOC120073319 gene encoding uncharacterized protein LOC120073319 isoform X1, with amino-acid sequence MMAPIRSSGFVDPGWEHGVAQDEKKKKVKCNYCGKIVSGGIYRLKQHLARVSGEVTYCDKAPEEVYLRMRENLEGCRSNKKPRQSEDDEQSYLNFHSNDDEEDGLHVAYRNRGRQLMGNRNVGANMTPLRSLRYVDPGWEHGVAQDERKKKVKCNYCEKIVSGGINRFKQHLARIPGEVAPCKHAPEEVYLKIKENMKWHRTGRRHVQTDANEISAYFMQSDNEEEEDEKEESLHHISKERFIDGDKRLSKDLRSTFRGMSPGGGSEPSVKRSRLDSVFLKTTKRQTEQVHKQALVKRGGNRRSRKEVMSAICKFFCYAGIPFQSANSVYFHKMLEAVGQYGSGLVGPSCQLISGRLLQEEVATIKSYLVELKASWAVTGCSILVDNWKDSDCRTFMNFLVSCPRGVYFVSSVDATGIIDDPSNLFRVLDGVVDEIGEENVVQVITENTPNYKAAGKMLEEKRRNLFWTPCATYCIDHMLEDFLKLRSVEDCIEKCQKITKFIYNRSWLLNFMKNEFTQGLELLRPAVTRNASTFTTLQCLLDHRASLRRMFVSNEWTSSRFSKTGEGQEVEMIVLNPSFWKKVQYVCKSVEPVLQVLQKVDSVQNLSISSIYNDMYRAKFAIQSVHGDDARKYGPFWNVIDSNWNSLFCHPLHMAAFFLNPSYRYRPDFVAHSEVVRGLNECIVRLESDSSRRISASMQISDYNSAKSDFGTELAISTRTELDPAAWWQQHGISCLELQQIAVRILSQTCSSLCCEHNWTPFSKEHSQGHNTLSQRKMADLLYVHYNLRLRERQLRKQSNASVSLDHILMEHLLDEWFVEPQKQGIQEDEEILCPGMEPLDAYENDLIDYEEGTSEGRKGCLQLVGLTDVDTLDVNPTNGGASTDNDADVKFYDNELSD; translated from the exons ATGATGGCCCCTATTCGCTCCTCTGGATTTGTTGATCCGGGTTGGGAACATGGAGTTGCtcaagatgaaaagaagaagaaggttaaATGCAATTACTGCGGGAAAATAGTAAGTGGTGGCATATATAGATTGAAGCAACATTTAGCTCGAGTTTCGGGGGAAGTTACTTATTGCGACAAGGCTCCGGAGGAAGTATATTTGAGAATGAGAGAAAACCTGGAAGGTTGTCGTTCCAATAAGAAACCAAGGCAATCTGAAGATGATGAACAATCGTATTTGAACTTCCATTCcaatgatgatgaagaagatggtttACATGTGGCTTATAGAAATAGAGGAAGGCAACTGATGGGAAACAGGAATGTTGGTGCTAACATGACTCCTCTAAGGTCATTAAGATATGTCGATCCTGGATGGGAACATGGTGTGGCTCAAgatgaaaggaagaagaaggtaaAGTGCAACTACTGTGAAAAGATAGTCAGTGGAGGTATTAATAGGTTTAAACAACATCTAGCCAGAATTCCTGGAGAGGTAGCTCCTTGTAAACATGCTCCTGAGGAAGTGTATCTTAAGATCAAAGAGAATATGAAATGGCATCGAACTGGTAGGAGACATGTACAGACTGATGCCAATGAGATATCGGCTTATTTTATGCAATCGgataatgaagaagaagaagatgagaaagAGGAATCCCTGCATCATATTAGCAAGGAAAGGTTTATCGATGGTGACAAAAGATTGAGCAAAGATTTGAGAAGTACTTTCAGGGGAATGTCCCCTGGTGGTGGATCTGAACCGTCAGTTAAAAGATCAAGGTTAGATTCTGTTTTTCTGAAAACCACTAAAAGACAAACTGAACAGGTGCACAAACAGGCTTTAGTAAAAAGAGGAGGCAATAGGAGGTCACGGAAAGAAGTAATGTCTGCaatttgcaaattcttttgcTATGCAGGAATTCCTTTTCAATCTGCAAATTCTGTTTACTTTCATAAGATGTTGGAGGCAGTTGGTCAATATGGATCAGGCTTGGTTGGCCCTTCATGTCAACTGATATCTGGTCGGTTATTACAGGAGGAAGTTGCAACCATTAAATCTTACCTGGTTGAGTTGAAGGCCTCCTGGGCAGTTACTGGTTGTTCCATTTTGGTAGACAATTGGAAGGATTCAGATTGTAGGACGTTCATGAACTTTTTGGTTTCTTGTCCCCGTGGTGTTTACTTTGTCTCGTCAGTTGATGCCACGGGAATAATAGATGACCCTTCAAACTTGTTTAGAGTTCTTGATGGAGTGGTAGATGAAATTGGAGAGGAAAATGTGGTGCAG GTAATCACGGAGAATACTCCCAATTATAAAGCTGCTGGAAAAATGCTTgaggagaagagaagaaatttaTTCTGGACCCCATGTGCGACCTATTGCATTGATCACATGCTTGAAGATTTTTTGAAATTGAGATCCGTGGAAGACTGCATTGAAAAGTGCCAAAAAATTACCAAGTTTATTTACAATCGGAGCTGGTTGTTAAATTTCATGAAGAACGAGTTCACCCAGGGGTTGGAACTTCTGAGACCTGCAGTTACTCGGAATGCCTCAACCTTTACTACTTTGCAGTGCCTGCTGGACCACAGAGCTAGTTTACGGAGAATGTTTGTCTCCAATGAGTGGACTTCTAGCAGGTTTTCTAAAACTGGTGAGGGACAAGAAGTAGAGATGATTGTATTAAATCCTTCATTTTGGAAGAAGGTGCAATATGTTTGTAAATCTGTGGAACCAGTATTGCAAGTTCTTCAAAAAGTCGATTCTGTTCAAAACTtgtcaatttcatccatatataaTGATATGTACAGAGCCAAGTTTGCTATACAATCCGTTCATGGTGATGATGCCAGGAAATATGGACCATTCTGGAATGTGATAGATAGCAACTGGAATTCTTTATTTTGCCACCCTTTACACATGGCTGCTTTTTTCTTGAACCCATCATACAGATATCGTCCTGATTTTGTGGCG CATTCGGAGGTGGTTCGTGGACTTAATGAATGCATAGTCCGACTAGAGTCTGACAGTTCCAGAAGGATTTCTGCATCTATGCAG ATTTCTGACTATAATTCAGCGAAGTCCGATTTTGGAACTGAGCTGGCTATTAGTACAAGAACAGAGCTTGATCCAG CTGCATGGTGGCAACAACATGGAATCAGTTGCTTAGAACTGCAACAAATAGCCGTTCGTATACTGAGTCAGACATGTTCATCTTTGTGTTGTGAACACAACTGGACCCCGTTCTCTAAGGAACACAGTCAAGGGCACAATACTTTGTCTCAGAGAAAAATGGCTGATTTGTTGTATGTTCACTACAACCTGAGACTTCGAGAACGCCAACTAAGAAAGCAATCTAATGCGTCTGTTTCTCTTGATCATATTCTTATGGAACACTTATTGGATGAATGGTTTGTGGAACCCCAAAAACAAGGCATTCAAGAAGATGAG GAAATCCTTTGTCCTGGAATGGAGCCACTAGATGCATATGAGAATGATTTGATTGACTATGAGGAAGGGACTTCAGAGGGCCGGAAGGGTTGCCTTCAACTGGTTGGTTTGACTGATGTAGACACATTGGATGTCAATCCCACCAACGGAGGCGCCTCCACAGACAATGATGCCGATGTTAAGTTCTATGACAATGAGCTAAGTGACTAA
- the LOC120073319 gene encoding uncharacterized protein LOC120073319 isoform X3 — MMAPIRSSGFVDPGWEHGVAQDEKKKKVKCNYCGKIVSGGIYRLKQHLARVSGEVTYCDKAPEEVYLRMRENLEGCRSNKKPRQSEDDEQSYLNFHSNDDEEDGLHVAYRNRGRQLMGNRNVGANMTPLRSLRYVDPGWEHGVAQDERKKKVKCNYCEKIVSGGINRFKQHLARIPGEVAPCKHAPEEVYLKIKENMKWHRTGRRHVQTDANEISAYFMQSDNEEEEDEKEESLHHISKERFIDGDKRLSKDLRSTFRGMSPGGGSEPSVKRSRLDSVFLKTTKRQTEQVHKQALVKRGGNRRSRKEVMSAICKFFCYAGIPFQSANSVYFHKMLEAVGQYGSGLVGPSCQLISGRLLQEEVATIKSYLVELKASWAVTGCSILVDNWKDSDCRTFMNFLVSCPRGVYFVSSVDATGIIDDPSNLFRVLDGVVDEIGEENVVQVITENTPNYKAAGKMLEEKRRNLFWTPCATYCIDHMLEDFLKLRSVEDCIEKCQKITKFIYNRSWLLNFMKNEFTQGLELLRPAVTRNASTFTTLQCLLDHRASLRRMFVSNEWTSSRFSKTGEGQEVEMIVLNPSFWKKVQYVCKSVEPVLQVLQKVDSVQNLSISSIYNDMYRAKFAIQSVHGDDARKYGPFWNVIDSNWNSLFCHPLHMAAFFLNPSYRYRPDFVAHSEVVRGLNECIVRLESDSSRRISASMQISDYNSAKSDFGTELAISTRTELDPGNPLSWNGATRCI; from the exons ATGATGGCCCCTATTCGCTCCTCTGGATTTGTTGATCCGGGTTGGGAACATGGAGTTGCtcaagatgaaaagaagaagaaggttaaATGCAATTACTGCGGGAAAATAGTAAGTGGTGGCATATATAGATTGAAGCAACATTTAGCTCGAGTTTCGGGGGAAGTTACTTATTGCGACAAGGCTCCGGAGGAAGTATATTTGAGAATGAGAGAAAACCTGGAAGGTTGTCGTTCCAATAAGAAACCAAGGCAATCTGAAGATGATGAACAATCGTATTTGAACTTCCATTCcaatgatgatgaagaagatggtttACATGTGGCTTATAGAAATAGAGGAAGGCAACTGATGGGAAACAGGAATGTTGGTGCTAACATGACTCCTCTAAGGTCATTAAGATATGTCGATCCTGGATGGGAACATGGTGTGGCTCAAgatgaaaggaagaagaaggtaaAGTGCAACTACTGTGAAAAGATAGTCAGTGGAGGTATTAATAGGTTTAAACAACATCTAGCCAGAATTCCTGGAGAGGTAGCTCCTTGTAAACATGCTCCTGAGGAAGTGTATCTTAAGATCAAAGAGAATATGAAATGGCATCGAACTGGTAGGAGACATGTACAGACTGATGCCAATGAGATATCGGCTTATTTTATGCAATCGgataatgaagaagaagaagatgagaaagAGGAATCCCTGCATCATATTAGCAAGGAAAGGTTTATCGATGGTGACAAAAGATTGAGCAAAGATTTGAGAAGTACTTTCAGGGGAATGTCCCCTGGTGGTGGATCTGAACCGTCAGTTAAAAGATCAAGGTTAGATTCTGTTTTTCTGAAAACCACTAAAAGACAAACTGAACAGGTGCACAAACAGGCTTTAGTAAAAAGAGGAGGCAATAGGAGGTCACGGAAAGAAGTAATGTCTGCaatttgcaaattcttttgcTATGCAGGAATTCCTTTTCAATCTGCAAATTCTGTTTACTTTCATAAGATGTTGGAGGCAGTTGGTCAATATGGATCAGGCTTGGTTGGCCCTTCATGTCAACTGATATCTGGTCGGTTATTACAGGAGGAAGTTGCAACCATTAAATCTTACCTGGTTGAGTTGAAGGCCTCCTGGGCAGTTACTGGTTGTTCCATTTTGGTAGACAATTGGAAGGATTCAGATTGTAGGACGTTCATGAACTTTTTGGTTTCTTGTCCCCGTGGTGTTTACTTTGTCTCGTCAGTTGATGCCACGGGAATAATAGATGACCCTTCAAACTTGTTTAGAGTTCTTGATGGAGTGGTAGATGAAATTGGAGAGGAAAATGTGGTGCAG GTAATCACGGAGAATACTCCCAATTATAAAGCTGCTGGAAAAATGCTTgaggagaagagaagaaatttaTTCTGGACCCCATGTGCGACCTATTGCATTGATCACATGCTTGAAGATTTTTTGAAATTGAGATCCGTGGAAGACTGCATTGAAAAGTGCCAAAAAATTACCAAGTTTATTTACAATCGGAGCTGGTTGTTAAATTTCATGAAGAACGAGTTCACCCAGGGGTTGGAACTTCTGAGACCTGCAGTTACTCGGAATGCCTCAACCTTTACTACTTTGCAGTGCCTGCTGGACCACAGAGCTAGTTTACGGAGAATGTTTGTCTCCAATGAGTGGACTTCTAGCAGGTTTTCTAAAACTGGTGAGGGACAAGAAGTAGAGATGATTGTATTAAATCCTTCATTTTGGAAGAAGGTGCAATATGTTTGTAAATCTGTGGAACCAGTATTGCAAGTTCTTCAAAAAGTCGATTCTGTTCAAAACTtgtcaatttcatccatatataaTGATATGTACAGAGCCAAGTTTGCTATACAATCCGTTCATGGTGATGATGCCAGGAAATATGGACCATTCTGGAATGTGATAGATAGCAACTGGAATTCTTTATTTTGCCACCCTTTACACATGGCTGCTTTTTTCTTGAACCCATCATACAGATATCGTCCTGATTTTGTGGCG CATTCGGAGGTGGTTCGTGGACTTAATGAATGCATAGTCCGACTAGAGTCTGACAGTTCCAGAAGGATTTCTGCATCTATGCAG ATTTCTGACTATAATTCAGCGAAGTCCGATTTTGGAACTGAGCTGGCTATTAGTACAAGAACAGAGCTTGATCCAG GAAATCCTTTGTCCTGGAATGGAGCCACTAGATGCATATGA
- the LOC120073319 gene encoding uncharacterized protein LOC120073319 isoform X2, giving the protein MMAPIRSSGFVDPGWEHGVAQDEKKKKVKCNYCGKIVSGGIYRLKQHLARVSGEVTYCDKAPEEVYLRMRENLEGCRSNKKPRQSEDDEQSYLNFHSNDDEEDGLHVAYRNRGRQLMGNRNVGANMTPLRSLRYVDPGWEHGVAQDERKKKVKCNYCEKIVSGGINRFKQHLARIPGEVAPCKHAPEEVYLKIKENMKWHRTGRRHVQTDANEISAYFMQSDNEEEEDEKEESLHHISKERFIDGDKRLSKDLRSTFRGMSPGGGSEPSVKRSRLDSVFLKTTKRQTEQVHKQALVKRGGNRRSRKEVMSAICKFFCYAGIPFQSANSVYFHKMLEAVGQYGSGLVGPSCQLISGRLLQEEVATIKSYLVELKASWAVTGCSILVDNWKDSDCRTFMNFLVSCPRGVYFVSSVDATGIIDDPSNLFRVLDGVVDEIGEENVVQVITENTPNYKAAGKMLEEKRRNLFWTPCATYCIDHMLEDFLKLRSVEDCIEKCQKITKFIYNRSWLLNFMKNEFTQGLELLRPAVTRNASTFTTLQCLLDHRASLRRMFVSNEWTSSRFSKTGEGQEVEMIVLNPSFWKKVQYVCKSVEPVLQVLQKVDSVQNLSISSIYNDMYRAKFAIQSVHGDDARKYGPFWNVIDSNWNSLFCHPLHMAAFFLNPSYRYRPDFVAHSEVVRGLNECIVRLESDSSRRISASMQISDYNSAKSDFGTELAISTRTELDPAAWWQQHGISCLELQQIAVRILSQTCSSLCCEHNWTPFSKEHSQGHNTLSQRKMADLLYVHYNLRLRERQLRKQSNASVSLDHILMEHLLDEWFVEPQKQGIQEDEWKAGLPSSKCQFFC; this is encoded by the exons ATGATGGCCCCTATTCGCTCCTCTGGATTTGTTGATCCGGGTTGGGAACATGGAGTTGCtcaagatgaaaagaagaagaaggttaaATGCAATTACTGCGGGAAAATAGTAAGTGGTGGCATATATAGATTGAAGCAACATTTAGCTCGAGTTTCGGGGGAAGTTACTTATTGCGACAAGGCTCCGGAGGAAGTATATTTGAGAATGAGAGAAAACCTGGAAGGTTGTCGTTCCAATAAGAAACCAAGGCAATCTGAAGATGATGAACAATCGTATTTGAACTTCCATTCcaatgatgatgaagaagatggtttACATGTGGCTTATAGAAATAGAGGAAGGCAACTGATGGGAAACAGGAATGTTGGTGCTAACATGACTCCTCTAAGGTCATTAAGATATGTCGATCCTGGATGGGAACATGGTGTGGCTCAAgatgaaaggaagaagaaggtaaAGTGCAACTACTGTGAAAAGATAGTCAGTGGAGGTATTAATAGGTTTAAACAACATCTAGCCAGAATTCCTGGAGAGGTAGCTCCTTGTAAACATGCTCCTGAGGAAGTGTATCTTAAGATCAAAGAGAATATGAAATGGCATCGAACTGGTAGGAGACATGTACAGACTGATGCCAATGAGATATCGGCTTATTTTATGCAATCGgataatgaagaagaagaagatgagaaagAGGAATCCCTGCATCATATTAGCAAGGAAAGGTTTATCGATGGTGACAAAAGATTGAGCAAAGATTTGAGAAGTACTTTCAGGGGAATGTCCCCTGGTGGTGGATCTGAACCGTCAGTTAAAAGATCAAGGTTAGATTCTGTTTTTCTGAAAACCACTAAAAGACAAACTGAACAGGTGCACAAACAGGCTTTAGTAAAAAGAGGAGGCAATAGGAGGTCACGGAAAGAAGTAATGTCTGCaatttgcaaattcttttgcTATGCAGGAATTCCTTTTCAATCTGCAAATTCTGTTTACTTTCATAAGATGTTGGAGGCAGTTGGTCAATATGGATCAGGCTTGGTTGGCCCTTCATGTCAACTGATATCTGGTCGGTTATTACAGGAGGAAGTTGCAACCATTAAATCTTACCTGGTTGAGTTGAAGGCCTCCTGGGCAGTTACTGGTTGTTCCATTTTGGTAGACAATTGGAAGGATTCAGATTGTAGGACGTTCATGAACTTTTTGGTTTCTTGTCCCCGTGGTGTTTACTTTGTCTCGTCAGTTGATGCCACGGGAATAATAGATGACCCTTCAAACTTGTTTAGAGTTCTTGATGGAGTGGTAGATGAAATTGGAGAGGAAAATGTGGTGCAG GTAATCACGGAGAATACTCCCAATTATAAAGCTGCTGGAAAAATGCTTgaggagaagagaagaaatttaTTCTGGACCCCATGTGCGACCTATTGCATTGATCACATGCTTGAAGATTTTTTGAAATTGAGATCCGTGGAAGACTGCATTGAAAAGTGCCAAAAAATTACCAAGTTTATTTACAATCGGAGCTGGTTGTTAAATTTCATGAAGAACGAGTTCACCCAGGGGTTGGAACTTCTGAGACCTGCAGTTACTCGGAATGCCTCAACCTTTACTACTTTGCAGTGCCTGCTGGACCACAGAGCTAGTTTACGGAGAATGTTTGTCTCCAATGAGTGGACTTCTAGCAGGTTTTCTAAAACTGGTGAGGGACAAGAAGTAGAGATGATTGTATTAAATCCTTCATTTTGGAAGAAGGTGCAATATGTTTGTAAATCTGTGGAACCAGTATTGCAAGTTCTTCAAAAAGTCGATTCTGTTCAAAACTtgtcaatttcatccatatataaTGATATGTACAGAGCCAAGTTTGCTATACAATCCGTTCATGGTGATGATGCCAGGAAATATGGACCATTCTGGAATGTGATAGATAGCAACTGGAATTCTTTATTTTGCCACCCTTTACACATGGCTGCTTTTTTCTTGAACCCATCATACAGATATCGTCCTGATTTTGTGGCG CATTCGGAGGTGGTTCGTGGACTTAATGAATGCATAGTCCGACTAGAGTCTGACAGTTCCAGAAGGATTTCTGCATCTATGCAG ATTTCTGACTATAATTCAGCGAAGTCCGATTTTGGAACTGAGCTGGCTATTAGTACAAGAACAGAGCTTGATCCAG CTGCATGGTGGCAACAACATGGAATCAGTTGCTTAGAACTGCAACAAATAGCCGTTCGTATACTGAGTCAGACATGTTCATCTTTGTGTTGTGAACACAACTGGACCCCGTTCTCTAAGGAACACAGTCAAGGGCACAATACTTTGTCTCAGAGAAAAATGGCTGATTTGTTGTATGTTCACTACAACCTGAGACTTCGAGAACGCCAACTAAGAAAGCAATCTAATGCGTCTGTTTCTCTTGATCATATTCTTATGGAACACTTATTGGATGAATGGTTTGTGGAACCCCAAAAACAAGGCATTCAAGAAGATGAG TGGAAGGCAGGTCTTCCGTCTTCCAAATGCCAGTTTTTTTGTTGA
- the LOC120082812 gene encoding pyruvate dehydrogenase (acetyl-transferring) kinase, mitochondrial-like isoform X1, with the protein MAAKKLCETFSKSLIDEVQKWGCMKQTGVSLRYMMEFGSKPTPKNLLISAQFLHKELPIRIARRAIELENLPYGLSVKPAVLKVRDWYVDSFRDLRSFPEIKSSDDEKEFTQMIKAIKVRHNNVVPTMALGVRQLKKGLGLNNIGSLDLHEIHQFLDRFYMSRIGIRMLIGQHVELHNPNPPPDRVGYIHTKMSPVEVAQSASEDARAICLREYGSAPNIKIYGDPSFTFPYVPTHLHLMVFELVKNSLRAVQERFMDSDKVAPPVRIIVADGIEDVTIKVSDEGGGIPRSGLPRIFTYLYTTAKDPLDEHPDLGTADLVTMAGYGYGLPISRLYARYFGGDLQMISMEGYGTDAYLHLSRLGDSQEPLP; encoded by the exons ATGGCGGCTAAAAAGCTCTGTGAAACCTTCTCCAAGAGCCTGATCGACGAGGTTCAGAAATGGGGTTGTATGAAACAGACTGGGGTTAGCTTAAGATACATGATGGAGTTTGGTTCGAAGCCCACTCCCAAGAATTTGCTCATTTCTGCTCAGTTTCTTCATAAGGAGCTTCCAATTCGGATTGCTAGAAGGGCTATTGAACTTGAGAATCTTCCTTATGGCCTCTCTGTGAAACCTGCCGTTTTGAag GTTCGAGACTGGTATGTCGATTCTTTCCGTGACCTTCGTTCCTTTCCCGAGATAAAGAGTTCAGATGATGAAAAAGAGTTTACACAAATGATAAAAGCAATTAAGGTGAGACACAACAATGTGGTTCCAACGATGGCTTTAGGTGTTCGACAGCTGAAGAAAGGCCTAGGTCTAAATAATATCGGGTCTCTAGATCTTCATGAGATTCATCAGTTTTTGGATCGCTTCTACATGTCAAGAATTGGGATTCGCATGCTCATTG GGCAGCATGTGGAATTACACAATCCCAATCCCCCTCCTGACCGTGTAGGATATATACACACAAAAATGTCCCCTGTGGAGGTTGCGCAGAGCGCTAGTGAGGATGCTCGTGCAATCTGTTTACGTGAGTATGGCAGTGCCCCTAATATCAAAATCTATGGAGATCCGAGTTTTACATTTCC TTACGTTCCAACCCACTTGCATCTCATGGTCTTTGAGTTGGTTAAGAACTCGTTACGTGCCGTGCAAGAGCGTTTCATGGATTCTGATAAAGTTGCTCCTCCAGTTAGAATCATAGTTGCTGATGGAATTGAGGATGTCACTATTAAG GTATCAGATGAGGGTGGTGGCATACCCCGAAGTGGGCTTCCTAGAATTTTCACTTACCTCTACACCACTGCAAAAGACCCTCTGGACGAACATCCAGATCTGGGAACCGCGGATTTGGTGACAATGGCTGGCTATGGTTATGGCCTTCCGATAAGCCGTCTTTATGCTCGTTATTTTGGCGGGGATCTGCAAATGATCTCCATGGAAGGATACG GAACAGATGCATATCTTCACCTGTCTCGTCTGGGGGATTCACAAGAGCCACTGCCATGA
- the LOC120082812 gene encoding pyruvate dehydrogenase (acetyl-transferring) kinase, mitochondrial-like isoform X2 — translation MAAKKLCETFSKSLIDEVQKWGCMKQTGVSLRYMMEFGSKPTPKNLLISAQFLHKELPIRIARRAIELENLPYGLSVKPAVLKVRDWYVDSFRDLRSFPEIKSSDDEKEFTQMIKAIKVRHNNVVPTMALGVRQLKKGLGLNNIGSLDLHEIHQFLDRFYMSRIGIRMLIGQHVELHNPNPPPDRVGYIHTKMSPVEVAQSASEDARAICLREYGSAPNIKIYGDPSFTFPYVPTHLHLMVFELVKNSLRAVQERFMDSDKVAPPVRIIVADGIEDVTIKVSDEGGGIPRSGLPRIFTYLYTTAKDPLDEHPDLGTADLVTMAGYGYGLPISRLYARYFGGDLQMISMEGYVLKLIPMTVFVSMAVNN, via the exons ATGGCGGCTAAAAAGCTCTGTGAAACCTTCTCCAAGAGCCTGATCGACGAGGTTCAGAAATGGGGTTGTATGAAACAGACTGGGGTTAGCTTAAGATACATGATGGAGTTTGGTTCGAAGCCCACTCCCAAGAATTTGCTCATTTCTGCTCAGTTTCTTCATAAGGAGCTTCCAATTCGGATTGCTAGAAGGGCTATTGAACTTGAGAATCTTCCTTATGGCCTCTCTGTGAAACCTGCCGTTTTGAag GTTCGAGACTGGTATGTCGATTCTTTCCGTGACCTTCGTTCCTTTCCCGAGATAAAGAGTTCAGATGATGAAAAAGAGTTTACACAAATGATAAAAGCAATTAAGGTGAGACACAACAATGTGGTTCCAACGATGGCTTTAGGTGTTCGACAGCTGAAGAAAGGCCTAGGTCTAAATAATATCGGGTCTCTAGATCTTCATGAGATTCATCAGTTTTTGGATCGCTTCTACATGTCAAGAATTGGGATTCGCATGCTCATTG GGCAGCATGTGGAATTACACAATCCCAATCCCCCTCCTGACCGTGTAGGATATATACACACAAAAATGTCCCCTGTGGAGGTTGCGCAGAGCGCTAGTGAGGATGCTCGTGCAATCTGTTTACGTGAGTATGGCAGTGCCCCTAATATCAAAATCTATGGAGATCCGAGTTTTACATTTCC TTACGTTCCAACCCACTTGCATCTCATGGTCTTTGAGTTGGTTAAGAACTCGTTACGTGCCGTGCAAGAGCGTTTCATGGATTCTGATAAAGTTGCTCCTCCAGTTAGAATCATAGTTGCTGATGGAATTGAGGATGTCACTATTAAG GTATCAGATGAGGGTGGTGGCATACCCCGAAGTGGGCTTCCTAGAATTTTCACTTACCTCTACACCACTGCAAAAGACCCTCTGGACGAACATCCAGATCTGGGAACCGCGGATTTGGTGACAATGGCTGGCTATGGTTATGGCCTTCCGATAAGCCGTCTTTATGCTCGTTATTTTGGCGGGGATCTGCAAATGATCTCCATGGAAGGATACG TTCTCAAATTGATACCGATGACGGTATTTGTATCTATGGCAGTAAATAATTGA
- the LOC120089301 gene encoding uncharacterized protein LOC120089301 gives MNRSHCNHLQSNSVSHCQECGISQSACWILHNVRLKASFRRLCTNCVLKHNLSRFCPLCFDVYDDSTPPPSHQRVMCFRCPSISHLSCASFRFSSTFLCPLCSDPCFAFFDGFDSGGLCQSESTVAFLARRNVDAKSAKAIVAAARVSAQSMRRAALDARAVAEMKIKNAAFAKKQATLALERLAYLVLQEKDRNGYAKTNGDAVAGERTVEEEDSKLQEKEVTSIFNRMKGNRTP, from the coding sequence ATGAATCGCTCACACTGCAACCATCTTCAATCCAATTCCGTTTCTCACTGCCAAGAATGCGGCATCTCTCAATCCGCCTGTTGGATCCTCCACAATGTACGTCTCAAAGCGTCCTTCCGTCGTCTCTGTACCAATTGCGTCCTCAAGCACAATCTCTCTCGTTTCTGTCCTCTTTGCTTCGATGTTTACGACGATTCGACTCCTCCGCCGTCTCATCAGCGAGTTATGTGCTTCAGATGCCCTTCAATCTCTCATCTCTCTTGCGCTTCCTTTCGATTTTCATCTACCTTCCTGTGCCCTCTTTGCTCCGATCCTTGTTTTGCTTTCTTCGATGGCTTTGACTCCGGCGGCCTTTGTCAATCGGAGTCCACTGTCGCCTTTTTGGCCAGGAGAAACGTTGATGCTAAATCAGCCAAAGCGATTGTCGCTGCGGCTCGTGTCTCCGCTCAATCCATGCGGAGAGCAGCTCTTGACGCTAGGGCTGTAGCGGAGATGAAGATCAAGAACGCTGCCTTTGCGAAGAAACAAGCTACTCTTGCATTGGAACGGCTTGCTTATCTTGTGCTTCAGGAGAAGGACAGAAATGGATATGCTAAAACTAATGGAGATGCTGTTGCTGGTGAGAGGacggttgaagaagaagattccAAGCTACAGGAGAAAGAGGTAACATCCATTTTTAATCGTATGAAGGGGAATCGGACTCCATAG